One Rhodospirillaceae bacterium genomic region harbors:
- the purL gene encoding phosphoribosylformylglycinamidine synthase subunit PurL: MSEITPEIVASHGLSKDEYSQVLEIMGREPNLTELGIFSVMWSEHCSYKSSKKWLKTLPTEAPWVICGPGENAGIIDIGDNHAIIFKMESHNHPSFIEPYQGATTGVGGIMRDVFTMGARPIANLNALRFGRTDHPKTKHLVSGVVAGIAGYGNCMGVPTVGGECEFHTSYDGNILVNAMTIGLADTDNIFYSAAAGIGNPVVYVGSKTGRDGIHGATMASTEFSEDSDAKRPTVQVGDPFTEKLLLEACLELMATDAIVAIQDMGAAGLTSSSFEMASKGGVGIDMDLDAVPQREENMTAYEMMLSESQERMLMVLKPGREDEARAIFEKWELDFSIIGTLTDTRHMVLRHKGEIVADLPIDPLAESSPEYDRPWVETPKQQAITDSNPPDDLMACLKKLVSCPDLASKRWIWEQYDHMVMADTVERPGGDAAIVRIHGTDKAIATASDCSPRYCFADPYEGGKQVVAEAWRNINAVGAKPMAITDNMNFGNPERPEIMGQFVGCVKGIGAACVALDFPVVSGNVSLYNETNGEGILPTPTIGGVGLMADVHKRASIAFGAEDQDIILIGETLGQLGQSLYLREIEGREEGAPPPVDLGLERLNGDFVRSLIETGTITTAHDVSGGGLGVALAEMAMASNIGATIEPSESAPTLHGWLFGEDQARYLIATSDAETVLAKAEAAGVHAKKIGRTGGKQLTVGGQATISVEELAASHNNWLPDFMSKP, from the coding sequence ATGAGCGAAATTACCCCTGAAATCGTCGCCAGCCATGGCCTCAGTAAAGATGAATACAGCCAGGTCCTGGAGATCATGGGACGCGAGCCGAACCTGACGGAGCTGGGCATTTTTTCGGTCATGTGGTCCGAGCATTGCTCCTACAAATCATCAAAAAAATGGCTGAAAACCTTACCGACAGAGGCTCCATGGGTGATTTGCGGACCCGGCGAGAATGCCGGCATCATCGATATCGGGGACAACCACGCCATCATCTTCAAGATGGAAAGCCACAACCACCCATCGTTCATTGAACCTTATCAGGGGGCGACGACAGGTGTTGGCGGCATCATGCGTGATGTCTTCACCATGGGCGCCAGGCCGATTGCCAACCTGAATGCGCTTCGTTTCGGCAGAACCGATCATCCCAAGACCAAACATCTGGTTTCAGGTGTCGTCGCCGGGATCGCGGGATACGGCAACTGCATGGGGGTTCCGACCGTCGGCGGTGAGTGTGAATTCCACACCTCGTACGATGGCAACATTCTGGTAAACGCCATGACCATTGGTCTTGCCGACACCGACAACATTTTCTATTCCGCCGCCGCAGGCATCGGTAACCCGGTGGTCTACGTTGGCTCCAAGACCGGCCGTGACGGCATCCACGGCGCGACCATGGCCTCGACCGAATTTTCCGAAGATTCCGACGCCAAACGCCCGACTGTCCAGGTCGGCGATCCGTTCACTGAAAAACTGCTGCTTGAGGCCTGCCTGGAACTGATGGCGACCGACGCCATTGTCGCCATTCAGGACATGGGCGCTGCGGGATTGACATCTTCCAGCTTCGAGATGGCCTCCAAGGGTGGTGTCGGTATCGACATGGACCTGGACGCGGTCCCCCAGCGCGAAGAAAACATGACCGCTTACGAGATGATGCTGTCGGAAAGCCAGGAACGCATGTTGATGGTCTTAAAGCCCGGCCGCGAGGACGAGGCCCGGGCCATCTTCGAGAAATGGGAACTGGATTTCTCAATCATCGGAACCTTAACCGACACCAGGCACATGGTCCTGCGCCACAAGGGGGAAATCGTCGCCGACCTGCCCATCGATCCGCTGGCCGAATCCTCGCCTGAATATGACCGCCCATGGGTGGAAACACCCAAGCAGCAAGCGATCACTGACAGCAACCCGCCAGATGATCTGATGGCTTGTCTTAAAAAATTGGTCAGCTGTCCCGATCTGGCTTCCAAACGATGGATTTGGGAACAGTACGATCACATGGTCATGGCCGACACGGTCGAGCGCCCCGGTGGCGACGCCGCCATCGTCCGCATCCACGGCACCGACAAGGCTATCGCCACGGCGTCGGACTGTTCGCCGCGTTATTGCTTCGCCGACCCTTATGAGGGCGGCAAGCAGGTCGTCGCCGAAGCCTGGCGCAACATCAACGCCGTTGGCGCGAAGCCGATGGCGATCACCGACAACATGAATTTCGGCAACCCGGAGCGCCCTGAAATCATGGGCCAGTTCGTCGGCTGCGTGAAAGGCATCGGCGCGGCTTGCGTGGCCCTCGACTTCCCTGTCGTTTCAGGCAATGTCTCCCTTTACAACGAAACCAACGGCGAGGGTATCCTGCCAACCCCGACCATTGGCGGTGTTGGTCTGATGGCCGATGTCCACAAGCGCGCCTCTATTGCTTTCGGCGCTGAAGATCAGGACATTATCCTGATTGGCGAGACCCTCGGCCAGCTTGGCCAGTCACTTTATTTGCGTGAAATCGAGGGCCGTGAAGAAGGCGCGCCGCCGCCGGTCGATTTGGGGCTTGAACGCCTGAACGGTGATTTTGTCCGCTCGCTGATTGAAACGGGAACCATCACCACGGCCCACGATGTTTCAGGTGGCGGCCTGGGTGTGGCGCTTGCTGAAATGGCCATGGCCTCAAACATTGGTGCGACCATCGAGCCCTCTGAAAGCGCACCAACATTACACGGCTGGCTGTTTGGTGAGGATCAGGCCCGCTACC
- a CDS encoding rhomboid family intramembrane serine protease, which produces MLLPLKDDNPLKRIPYQYVTVALIGLCVIVFMWQLSLGEAGGRKAVLGFGAIPSVLFGSRTLPLELATIPAPLTLITSMFMHGGWMHLIGNMLFLWVLGDNVEDAMGHRRFIVFYILCGIAAALTHAGLDPDSTTPMIGASGAISGVIGAYLILHPKAQILTLAFRFFIHIPAYIMLGIWIAMQVINVSMATNTGGGGVAWWAHIGGLIAGCILIAPMRHKSVPLLAGFGKNTVEPEPEEAPPSGPWGRLTLGQAKDHKKRRARRSFIPDSGNK; this is translated from the coding sequence ATGCTTCTGCCGCTTAAAGACGATAATCCCCTCAAGCGCATTCCCTACCAGTACGTGACGGTGGCCTTGATCGGCTTGTGTGTGATCGTCTTCATGTGGCAATTGTCGTTGGGCGAGGCAGGCGGGCGCAAGGCGGTGCTTGGCTTTGGTGCTATTCCATCGGTCCTGTTCGGCAGCCGCACCCTGCCCCTCGAACTGGCCACAATCCCGGCCCCTCTGACATTGATCACATCCATGTTCATGCATGGTGGCTGGATGCACCTGATTGGCAACATGTTGTTCTTATGGGTGCTGGGCGACAATGTTGAAGACGCCATGGGCCATCGCCGGTTTATTGTCTTCTATATTTTGTGCGGTATCGCCGCCGCCCTGACCCACGCCGGGCTCGACCCGGATTCGACGACCCCGATGATCGGCGCCAGCGGCGCTATATCGGGTGTCATCGGGGCCTACCTGATTTTGCACCCGAAGGCGCAAATCCTGACTCTGGCCTTCCGCTTTTTCATCCACATCCCGGCCTACATCATGTTGGGGATCTGGATCGCCATGCAGGTTATCAATGTCTCCATGGCGACGAACACAGGCGGCGGGGGTGTTGCCTGGTGGGCCCATATTGGCGGCCTGATTGCAGGATGCATCCTGATCGCGCCCATGCGCCACAAATCAGTGCCGCTGCTCGCAGGCTTCGGAAAAAATACTGTTGAACCCGAACCCGAGGAGGCCCCACCGAGCGGCCCATGGGGACGGTTGACTCTCGGGCAAGCCAAGGACCATAAGAAACGACGCGCAAGACGCTCTTTTATTCCAGACTCAGGAAACAAATGA
- a CDS encoding molybdopterin-dependent oxidoreductase, protein MTHFAKTTCPHDCPSACSLEVEVLSPTEIGRVHGSKSNTYTDGVICAKVARYAERVHHPDRLTAPLRRTGKKGSGGFEEISWEEALDTTAETFLKAEEQYGPETVWPYFYAGTMGQVMRDGINRLRHVKKYSGQHSTLCSMVANIASRAGTGKTMGPDPREMAVSDLVIIWGTNPVSTQVNVMTHAIKARKNRGTKIIVIDTYNTPTAKQADNFICVRPGTDGALACALMHVLFRDDLADREFMHQYADAPDQLEAHLKDKTPEWAEAISGVPAARIEELAAMIGATAKTYFRLGFGFTRNRNGAVAMHSAFCVATVCGAWAHAGGGAFHSNGDIFKLNKTMIEGLDVRDPTVRVIDMSRIGPALIGDPQDLGDGPPITAMLIQNTNPMNVAPDLNKVRQGFAREDLFVCVHEQFMTETAKMADIVLPATMFMEHDDLYRGGGHQHLSLGPKVIDAPEGCRTNHFVICELAKRLGASHPGFEMTPLQLINDCLKKSEYPDTDAIKKDCWIDVQPDFDTSHYRNGFAHPDGKFHFKADWAKAGRQGFGPAKLMETMPALPDHWAVIEQTSDEMPYKLVTAPARNYLNSTFTETKTSIKKEGEPHVKISAQDAGTLAISDGDRVRLGNERGTIVVKAKLEEGAVPGVVVVESVWPNAAFEEGIGVNALTGADPTAPNGGVPFHDNAIWIRKI, encoded by the coding sequence ATGACTCACTTCGCCAAAACCACCTGCCCCCACGATTGTCCGTCCGCCTGTTCGCTTGAGGTGGAGGTCCTGAGCCCTACCGAGATCGGTCGCGTGCACGGCTCCAAGAGCAACACCTATACGGACGGCGTCATCTGCGCCAAGGTCGCCCGCTATGCTGAACGGGTGCATCATCCGGACCGGTTGACTGCGCCGCTGCGCCGAACCGGCAAGAAGGGTTCGGGAGGATTTGAAGAAATATCATGGGAAGAGGCGCTTGATACCACTGCAGAAACCTTTCTGAAGGCAGAAGAACAATACGGCCCCGAAACCGTCTGGCCGTACTTCTATGCCGGGACAATGGGACAGGTCATGCGCGACGGCATCAATCGGCTTCGCCACGTCAAAAAATACAGTGGCCAGCATTCGACCCTGTGCAGCATGGTCGCAAACATCGCCTCGCGCGCCGGAACCGGCAAGACGATGGGGCCGGACCCGCGCGAAATGGCTGTTTCGGACCTGGTTATCATCTGGGGCACCAACCCGGTTTCGACCCAGGTCAACGTCATGACCCACGCCATTAAAGCGCGCAAAAACCGCGGTACTAAAATCATCGTCATCGACACCTACAACACACCAACCGCCAAACAGGCCGACAATTTTATTTGTGTACGTCCGGGCACCGACGGTGCGCTGGCTTGCGCCCTGATGCATGTGCTGTTCCGCGATGACTTGGCGGACCGGGAATTTATGCACCAATACGCCGACGCGCCGGATCAACTGGAAGCCCACCTGAAAGACAAAACGCCTGAGTGGGCTGAAGCCATCAGCGGCGTTCCGGCTGCCCGCATTGAAGAACTGGCGGCGATGATCGGGGCCACAGCAAAAACCTATTTCCGTTTGGGTTTTGGCTTCACCCGTAACCGCAACGGCGCGGTCGCCATGCATTCTGCCTTTTGCGTCGCCACCGTTTGCGGCGCGTGGGCGCACGCAGGCGGCGGCGCTTTTCACAGCAATGGCGATATTTTCAAACTCAACAAAACGATGATCGAAGGGCTCGATGTGCGCGATCCCACCGTTCGGGTTATCGACATGTCGCGCATTGGCCCAGCCCTGATCGGTGACCCGCAGGATCTGGGCGATGGCCCGCCGATCACCGCCATGCTGATTCAAAACACCAACCCCATGAACGTCGCCCCCGACCTGAACAAGGTCCGTCAGGGTTTTGCCCGCGAAGACCTGTTCGTTTGTGTGCACGAGCAATTCATGACCGAAACGGCGAAGATGGCCGACATCGTCCTGCCGGCGACGATGTTCATGGAACATGACGACCTGTACCGGGGTGGCGGTCACCAACATTTATCACTGGGGCCAAAAGTCATCGATGCCCCCGAAGGCTGCCGAACCAACCACTTTGTTATTTGCGAACTGGCCAAGCGACTGGGGGCCAGTCACCCAGGCTTCGAGATGACGCCGTTGCAGCTGATCAACGACTGTCTTAAAAAATCAGAATATCCCGATACCGACGCGATTAAGAAAGATTGCTGGATTGATGTTCAACCGGACTTTGATACATCCCATTACCGGAATGGTTTTGCCCACCCCGACGGGAAATTCCATTTCAAGGCCGACTGGGCAAAAGCGGGACGTCAGGGGTTTGGACCCGCAAAGCTTATGGAGACCATGCCCGCCCTGCCCGACCACTGGGCGGTTATCGAACAAACCAGTGACGAAATGCCCTATAAACTGGTCACCGCACCGGCCAGGAATTACCTGAATTCCACCTTCACCGAGACCAAAACCTCGATAAAGAAGGAAGGTGAACCGCACGTCAAAATCAGCGCCCAAGATGCTGGTACACTTGCCATTTCCGACGGGGACAGGGTCCGCCTTGGTAACGAACGCGGCACCATTGTCGTCAAGGCAAAACTTGAAGAAGGCGCTGTCCCGGGTGTCGTTGTTGTTGAAAGCGTCTGGCCCAACGCCGCCTTCGAGGAAGGCATCGGTGTCAACGCCCTGACCGGGGCCGACCCGACAGCACCTAACGGCGGGGTACCCTTCCATGACAACGCCATTTGGATTCGTAAAATTTAG